ATCAGCAACAATGAACTCGTGCCTATTCTAACTTGTTTTCATTTGAACCTCAAAAGGAAACTAGGAAGGAATCTAGGCATCTTtaagaaccctaatggatttaCCATTTTTAACTTGCCATCGAGACCCTTGGGTAATAATCTCCTGGGATGCAATGATACTAGACCAAGCCTATGAGAGTGTGGCATTCAGGACATCAGAGCCAGGAAAATATTTACCTTTAAGGACTCTTGCTAATAGAGAATCAGGCAGGGACATAATTCGCTATAACTGTTTTGCCAACAAAGCAACGTTAAGCCCTTGGAGATCTCTGAATCCCAAACTTCCAACTTGCTTacttttacataattttttccAGGATAACTAGTGTGTTTTCTCTTATCTCCTTGTTGACCCCACCAAAAATCAGAGATCAAACTATTTACTTCCTTATAAAGAGAAATTGGAAGTTTAAAACAGCTCATTGTGAAAATTAATGGCACAAGTAATCGCTTTAATTAGGACTTCTTTACAAGCCATCGAAATAACATCCTGTAATTTTCCTGGCAATCTTAGATTTAAGATCGATGAAAGTCTGTCTCTTGGAACAGTTAACAATACCAGGCAGAGGGAGTTATATGTTTGTAAGCAATGAGTATtgaattattagatttaataattttatttattaaagtgCTTTTAATGCATTTAGAAATAACAAGAATACtgagttaaaataatactaataatttttctgaatCTATAAGCAAAATggatcttttaattttaaaataaaggtGGAGAGATTTCACAGTGTATTTCTCATAAAGCTGAATTTATAGGACTCCAAAATCCATGGATAAATTACATTACGTGCacgaataaataaataaaaagtaccAATCCTTTTCTTATTAGGATTgtaattattagattaattataattaatagttaaactttttatagaattagacTTATaggattatatttatatttaatggattaaaaattttatttttaattaaattaaataaaattaataatttttttcaataaatttatatgtttttaaatatttttatatatatcataattattatatttatataaattaaataataaatgcaGCCCACACCATAATGCAAGCTGTCTaactaatttttcttataatagaaacgcatatatttagatttactctccaaaaataaattcaataaaaatggAGTAAGAATGGACGAACGTTTGCTGTCGGGGCACCGTGAATTTAATTTGTCAAAGCTTGGAAAATAGCCAAAATGTTATTGATAGTTTCAGAATTAAGATAAATCTTTTACCTTTTCACCTAGTAGAAATTAGActttaatgaaattatttttctttgaattttgttaaatctaagtaaatttttatattattttttttcatatttttattacatgaaattttaattttattaagtaatataatatttcacAAATAGTAAgtgtaaagaaaaataacatctaattgaataataaactTATCACAAAATTAACagctgaaatttttttaaataaaccGGATGGTTGAGGTTACATATTTACCGGTATATATACCGCCGCATGACCCAAGAATTGGGGCGATTTGGAATGTTTTATTTTAggtaaaaagtaaaaagaatttcttaaacttattagaaaaattcaattaaattctttttttggcTGAATTAAacctattaatttttataaaaagtctaattaagtattttcctaattaaatctattaacttttataaaatatctaattaacTCTTAATGCTAACAACGTTCAAAATGTCGTTAAATGTAAGGgtcatattattttaagaacaCGAATAATAAtcgtttaatattttaaaatcatgttTATATCACGTGAGGGAGAAAAAaccacttcttcttctttatttaacTTACATTATAGCTCCTATAACTGTAGAACCTCCTTCTAAGATTGGTCTCTCTCTATGAAGTGTGAatctttatagttttattgCAAAAATATATTGGAGGTGGTGGGATGCAATCTAATTCGACAACTTGCACTCACCCTACGCTTACAAATGAACGtgatgaagaagatgaaaatgTTGCTGCCATTTcagataaggaaagaaatcattaattttctttggaaaTTAGGGTTTATAGATAGTAATTgtgcaaaaataaacaaaaaagtgGCTTTCTCTCCCTCACGTGATATAGACAtgactttaaaatattcaaagcGGTTATTATTTGCGCTCTCAAATATTTACACTTAACAATATTTTGGACGCTGTTAGCATTATGGGTTAATTGGACAtcttataaaagttaatgagtttaattgagccagaaaataaaataaaaacttaattgaattttctataaaaattaatggatttaattgagccaaaaaaaagaataaaaacttaattagacttttctaataaattcAACAGCCTTTTGGTAACTTTTGCCTTTATTTTATCTTGTAAAAGAAGTGGAGGCAAATTCTAAATGCAAATCGGGGATGGCTTTACAGGCCTGCTTCGCCCTCTCGTGCCAAGGTCCTTACGTCCAAAACAACGGCCCCAAATCTGTTTTTTCTTTGCCCAGAACCTTGCTGCATTCAATTTCATTACCCAGAGCTTCCTGTCCTAATAGAAAAGAAGCAGTGATATTGTCATTTTGTTGGAGCAAGAGAAAGCTAATTCTAGCACTATCCATTAATGGATCTTtactaaatattattcctGACACCATTCTGGCTATAGAGATGGGGGAGCTTGAGAGGTACACGGATGCCAAGGAAGGCTTCACTCTCCTCAGGCCTTCTACCTATGTTAAGGTGCCTGAATTCTAGGCCTCTtcttatttcataatttagtttatttttgaagAATTGGTTATTTAGAATTTGCGTGAATAGGTGGATAAAGCAGGAGCAACTGTGCTGTTTGAAGAGGTTAACAAAGGAAGTAACAATATTGGGGTTGTAGTGAACCCAGTTCGTCTCGCCACCCTTGGTGAATTTGGGACTCCTCAGTTTGTTGCTGACAAGCTTATCCAAGCTGAAAAGCGCAAGGTAAttgtttcttttgatttttctgtCTTAGTGAATTTGTCGGACTATCTATATTTTATCGACTGCTTAAGACATCAATGAGTTATTGGAAACGTTTGGTATATCTTTGCTGCAATCTGGGCCTAGGGAATGTGGGActtctttaattttcattcAGTAGGCTTTGAGCACTCGATATTATATTACACTTCAAAATTCTTGATGAATATGTTTTCctcaaatttgaaaaaacatcTGGCTAATAGTATAATTGGTAATGATATAGCTATGATATGCAGTTCAAAATCAATGGTTTGCTAACTCCTGAAATTTTTACCTGCATTCTCACCTTGGCTGGGTGATTCTTTCCACTGGAAGCTTTCCAGCAATTTATTTGTCATCAGGTCAATTATGCCacgttaattaaaataattacacaGATGGGTGCAGTGGCATGCTTTTTATGttagttcttttttctttttttctttttggttcatTTGGAGGCAAAAACTTTAGGCTACAGAACAATGTGGATTCTCCCCTTCCCTAAACCATATCCGACAGAAGAACTAGATAGTCTGCATGTTCAGTAAGATTTTTTCTCATTCAGGCATTTATCTTCAGGCACTAGAACCATTAAGCCAACTGCTCGGTTTTATTGGTTTTCTCGTAGTAGGATAAACACAGGGGAGGAGATACTGATCTCTGACCTAACTCTTTGCCCCTAACCTGGTTTCTCTGCAACTTTTCTACCATACTGTTTAATGTATTCTAGAACCAATAATGTGACCTCGACCGTACAGGGTTGGTGTGCTTGGATTATTTTGTTGCACTCTCTTGAGAATGATTTACATTTGCCATGAATGCTAGATTGAGGTATTTCTGAAAGAAGAAACTCGAACCTTTTGCAGACCTGCTACTTTCTGGAAACAtgttaattgattttaaatggTACTGTTGATGTTATTATTGGGGAAGTATTCACGTCTTTTATTGCTAAAGTATATACTGGATGATACTGAACCAATTATTTCGTAGATAAGTTCAAAGCTGCAGACCTAATAAGTTGTCTTGCTGTACAGGAAAGTACAAAGGATGTGGAGTTAATTGGAGTGGCTGAGAGACCAGGCCATGGGGGACTACAAGTGTATGAATTTGAATATAGAGTTGACAGCACAAGAGGAGGGGTGAAGAGGATCTTCTCTGCTGCATTTGTGGCCTCTAAGAAGCTTTACCTCCTAAACATCACACACTCGGACAAACCAGAGAGTCCTCTTGACCCACACACAAGAATGATGTTGGAAGAAGTGCTTCATTCATTTGATGTACCATATATAACGTGATTTGTACCACATGCTTTCAAAATAGTATCCTTATACTGTGGGTTTTCTGCTTGAGAAACCTAAGGTAACCTTTTGTGCCTACcccttttaaatttctatcaAGTTAACAGAGCATTCTTTGCAGGTCTAAGGACATTCATTGcacttttgcattttaaaTGGATAGCTTCTGTTTTATTTCATGTATCAGATCACACCTTATCTTTATGTTTTCTGGTTCCCATATGCTTGTGACTGCcatgaaataaaagaacaatggttccttgaagaaaaaagaaaatgttctgtgctaaaagaaaaggaactgCATAATCccgtttttatttatttatttgtttcctGTTGCTGTAGGTGAGCACAACTCTGCTATAAGAAATGTTTGAATTCAAACTCTATCTGTAATTGTGGAATGTTAATAAAGTAAACTATAAGCAATGAGAATATTGTTAGTTATTTTGTCTGTGTTCCACATGCCTCCCAATGCACAGTTACAGAGAAGAAAACGTGAGTGTTGATTTCCTTATCCTTTTAAATTGATTGGAACAAGTAATTTCATTACTGAGGCAAAAAAAGCTTATCGGCTGAAATAAAATTGGATAGCTCGGGAGGAATCTGAGTCAAGACCTGATAACTAAGCTCACTTGTGACCACCTTGATTTCCACTTATAAGAACATGTGACCGGGAGAAACATGAAAAACAACTGTGAGAAAAAGAATCTAGAAttaagaagtttaattactttctttttcaccACCTCCTTCATGTTCGGGTTAAGTCGTCTTTGTGGCTGCACCATTGGCCTGAAACTATCCTCCATCAGGATCTTGTGCGAGCAAAAACTGGGGTTGATTCCAACGATGTCTGCAATCTTATATGCGAAGGCCGTAGGGTACTTCCTGAGAGATGATAACAtcatctccctctcctcagGAGTCAAGTCTGCTGCAACAATAACTGGCAGCCTCTTTGCCTCATCCATTTAGGCATAACTCAGGTGCTTGGGTAGTTCCTTCAACTCTAGGATTGGGGGGGTCCTCAATTGAAGGTTTCACCTTCTACACATCTGACTTGTCAAGAGAAATAAGCGGGTCAGTAAAACGGCTGGGCTCACTAGCCAGCAAACAAGCGAGTTgttccaacacttgctcgttggcAACTCCTTCTCATCTCCCTGCAATGCAACctgcaaaggatcatcaagcaaaATCTCCTGCATATGATATCTAACAACATCATCTAAGACATCCACAGAAAATATAGTATAATCATGGTCTAGGGAATGTCTCATGGAAGTCGCTAAATCAAAGGTGATAGTCTCGTCATCTACCCTAAGTTGGAGCTTCCCATTATAAACATCTATAACGGCCCTAGATGTagcaaggaaaggtctaccTAAGATCAGTTGAACAACACTCTCACCCTCTATATCCATGATAACAAAATCAACaagaaatatgaacttatctaccttaacAAGTACATTCTCAACTATACCCTTAAAAATCTTTATAGTTCTATCGGCTAACTAAATGCTCATCTTAGTGGGTTTAGGCTTACTCAAACTAAGTCTATCAAATAAGCTAGTGGGCATCAAGTTAATACTAGCTCATAAGTCAGCTAAAGCACCACTAATAGGTAATTTACCAATGACATAGGGTACAGTGAAACTCCTTGGATCACGCCTCTTAATAGGCAACTTGTTTTGCTAAATGGTGGAGCACTCCTCGTTGAGGGTCACCAATCCCAAGTCCTCCAGTTTCCTCTTATTACTCAATATCTCCTTCAAAAATTTCACGTACTTCGGCATCTGCGAAATAGCCTCAATAAAAGGAAGGTTAATGCGCAGTTGTTTAAAAAGGTATAGAAACTTACCGAACTGCTGGCCAACCTTTTCTTGCCTCAGTCGAGCAGGATACAGGATAGATGGCTAGTACTCTCTCACTGGACTCTTCTTCTTGTCCTCAGCTCTCACAAGCTCTATCTCCTCAAGCTCTGGTTCCTTCTTAGCAGGCTCATCCTGCACAACAACATCTTCATTATTAGCTTCAGGTAAGAAACTAGATAACTGTCTACCTGATCGTAAGGTGATAGCCTTGCAGTGCTCCCTCAGTTAGACTATGTAATGCTGGGGAGTGTCCCTGGTTGTCTCTCAgccaacatcttagaaatctcgCCTATCTGGTTCTCCAAATTCTGAATGGAGGCTTGCTAATTCCTGAGTGCGCTGTCCGACTGTTGAAATCTATTGTCGATAGAGGATACAAATTTCATCACCAACTCCTAGAGATTGGGCTTCTTCTCCTGAGGCAGAGGTAGTTGGGGTGGACCAGCTAGTGGCTGGGGCTATTGCTGATGCAATCTCTGAAAGTCGGGTGGTCCTAGGGCATTGTTattcctccaactgaagttgggatgattgcacCCCGGGGTTGTATTTATTGTTGTAGGGATTTTTCTGTTGTCTAGGTGCATTATCCATATAGTCTACCTATTCAAGGTCAGCAGAAGCAATAGAGGATGAAGAAGTGGAaggtgaagcaaacatacctcccgcattacagtttgcacCGTAGTGCGGGCCATGATAGAACTCACAGCTTATCTTTGTTGCATGAACCGACATTTAAAGTTGGTCTAATTTCTTGGTCAGAAGCTCaacctgagctgccaaggctacTGTGGAATCTAgctggttgaccactccctgctTGACTGGCcgactcctagaggattgccactggtagttgttcatggccatctcctctatcaaaTTTTGTGCCTGCTCTGGCGTCTTACTGTTCAGGGCCCCACTTACTGCAGCATCTACCATCTGCCTAGGAGCAAGGTTCAAACCGCTATAGAAAGTTTGAACCTGCATACATACTGGTAGTCCGTGGTTCGAGCAACATCGGAgcaagtccttgtacctctcccaggCATCATACATTGCTCTCGTCATCGAACTGcagaaaagaagatatgtaATTTCTCAATCTAGCAGTTTTAGtaggaggaaagtacttatataaaaacttcTCAGCCAAAGATCTCCATGTCGTAATAGTGTTGGCTGAGAGTAACTACAACCATCTCTTCACTCGCtcctttaaagaaaaagaaaacaccctcAACCGAATGACATCatcagttgttccatttatcttgaaggtgtcATAGATCTTCAAGAAGTTGGCTATATGAGCATTTGGGTCCTCGCTCGGCAGTCCCCCAAATTGCACACTATTCTGGACCATTTGTATCATGTTCGGCTTTATCTCGAAGTTATTGGCTGCCATAGGTGGTCGTAATATACTCATCTATGTCCCCTGAAGAGAAGGTCTAGCGAACTCGTATATTGTCTTGTTTTCATCCACAGCCTGGTTGTTATCTCCCATCCCTGctagtcataaactacctgaaattaAGAGGCAACAATCAAAGAACATAGTaatgaataaagaataaagaataaaaagaatgaaaagatagaaaacaaaaatggctagattaacaCAAACAtaaattcactctagttcacacaaAAAGCTCCCCGGCATTGGCGCAAAAAACTTGATAAGCTATTTatatagctacaatctaagacagtgaacctatcgatgcagactagcactaatgacgagtatcaaggtcgtattcccgagaaagggtgatcctagaactactccagcatcttatgttatctaaccttaaacAAAATTGATGAAGTTACTATTCTATGACTGGATGCAAGCTAAGTGATTAGCTAAATGTCAAACAATCTGCAAATGTTTAGTGAAACAATCAAATggagaaagcaaacccaaagggacctaagctagttgattttagtgaaggtagaaattagattgattatcaattggGATTACCCGTGAGCggattttaaattgaatttaattttcctCTCGAAAacaccaaattcctaaacctaagaacctaaacgatggaatctcttcctaacagttaattttaggttagccttaagattaatCCACTGCTATTAAGaattgttaattcttaatccgactagttaattatccttatctctaagtaatcattaaccagttcttgctattcaaattttcaactactaaatgaatttctcaattacataaagcaatatGAACAAcgcaattcacaacgtctcatgaataatgcgatatcttattaataatgaaagcaagaagaatacaagcattgataattaaaatcttataaagaTTAAGTGCAATTCAACAAACAAAGGAAACCCAATAGGTTCAACAGTTCTAGCTACTTATGCTAATgaataacacaaaataaggaataaatacagaaaaaaaattgaaaacatgtacacctttcttcttcaagtcagATGAACAGTCCTAAATCTCTAAATCTGAATAATGAACctcaaattgcctcttgaatgcctccaaatccactcttgatcttcaatgtgatgtTTGAACCACTGAAATTCGTCCTTCAATATGCGAAATAGTCTCCCACAGTCGAATATCGAAGTCTGAAAAGAGGTGGCTCGGGGGCGTATGTGAGATCTAAAGTCAGAAAATAGAGCCCTAgcaaaataaattgattttgccAATATAAATGTCCTAGCACGGCTTTGGTCAAGCCCATGCTGGTCAACACGGgcagagtctaggccgtgctggaccttTGAGTCCCAAAAAAATAGCATCTTCTCCCTAAACGTGCCCTCGccagtgctgagccaccatgggCGGTGATGGAGACCGTGGTGGCCTCAAAGACCATGCCAAAAGGTCACTTTTGAGGGTCAAATATcaatggttcagcacggccaaagtccaggccatgctcaaccttgaaatgccagcctttgctcaattttgatggattctggtccgtattCGCACGTATCTCCCTGGAATACTGATAATATCTATTGATGATcgcctgaaacatgaaaggaaccaaaacacaggtgattttggcataaaacaagataactatgcaaaaaaaaatggaagtaattgggcatataaatatGTGTAAACAATGCATATCAGCCGCAGATCCCTAATTGTACGAAGAGACCTGATTTAGATCATGTAGAGGAATCGGATAGTAGAAGTTCAGTGAGCTTTCAGAGTCACTGAACAAAGTGGTCCAAAAGAGATACATTAAAAAGGCCTAGGCCATCTGATTTACCTGTCGAGCATTACGAGGCACGAAGCCCCTGTAATGGAGAGGAATGTTATGCTAAGCAATGCAGAGTTTGTTCTTGCATGCCGGCAAGAGTCTAAGTAAATTTGTAATATAGTAATCACGGACATGAAAATAGTGGTCGTGAATCACGTCTATAATACCCGtaatttttgaattctaatttcattgtttttgggggtattttttgtaaaaaatatttttgatgttAAATTGagcatttaataaattattttaataacttattaCTATAAGTACCACTTAATTTAGTGTTGTcacaaataattatattaaattaactttgatgaattttaaatatagcTTTGTGATTTTAAACAAATAAGtcagaattttattaaattaactttaacatgtacatttatttataaaatataaatggacctaaattatattatttattatctatttaggtggtaattataattttaacatatttaaaactaatgttgatttatttaactaagtattatatatgtgtgtgtgtctatatatatatatatatatatatatacaaggggaaaaataaataaaacattaagGATGAGGATTTTATTGTGGCTAGGCTTAATTGGAGGGACTAAAACATAATTcttcttaaaagaataaataaaagaatcacCTACCTTcccattcttcttcttcctcacGCTACACACCCACTCCTTCTTCATATTCTTCCATAACCACCACCAGCCAGTCCCAAAAtgtaatacccggaattttttctttaataatgattatattaataatgattaataatgagtatttatttggtttagttggaatgaattaaatggaattttaatgctagataaataaggagttattttctatatcctattaatttgaatttttaagaaattaattaagtaaattatttgagaaataattatattttggttattcaaattttctccaaatatatatatagcatatatataaataaaattatatattagaaaatcatggaagaatttgtaaaggatgttttcataaaagaatttttggggaaatgggtattttaattagctagtggtattaaattttaagttggaaaatagttagcaaattgattaattaaattaattgtgtgttagaactaaattgaaaatttattttgggatgaggattaaaagtataattttattattatgggggtttaatgaaaatttgtatgttttgtatttttgtaaataaatatgtcagcaagggtatatatgtaattgtgtactttcaataattctaatttggcccaaatcaattagttaggggcttaattgaaaggctaaagaaaagtttaggagttaattggaatttttgtAGGATGAAATTGata
The sequence above is drawn from the Ricinus communis isolate WT05 ecotype wild-type chromosome 7, ASM1957865v1, whole genome shotgun sequence genome and encodes:
- the LOC8273271 gene encoding psbP domain-containing protein 2, chloroplastic, with product MALQACFALSCQGPYVQNNGPKSVFSLPRTLLHSISLPRASCPNRKEAVILSFCWSKRKLILALSINGSLLNIIPDTILAIEMGELERYTDAKEGFTLLRPSTYVKVDKAGATVLFEEVNKGSNNIGVVVNPVRLATLGEFGTPQFVADKLIQAEKRKESTKDVELIGVAERPGHGGLQVYEFEYRVDSTRGGVKRIFSAAFVASKKLYLLNITHSDKPESPLDPHTRMMLEEVLHSFDVPYIT